In Palaemon carinicauda isolate YSFRI2023 chromosome 38, ASM3689809v2, whole genome shotgun sequence, a single window of DNA contains:
- the mts gene encoding serine/threonine-protein phosphatase 2A catalytic subunit beta isoform, translating to MDDKTQMKELNQWIDQLMDCKQLAENQVKTLCEKAKEVLAKESNVQEVKSPVTVCGDVHGQFHDLMELFKIGGRSPDTNYLFMGDYVDRGYYSVETVTLLVCLKVRYRERITILRGNHESRQITQVYGFYDECLRKYGNANVWKYFTDLFDYLPLTALVDTQIFCLHGGLSPSIDTLDHIRALDRLQEVPHEGPMCDLLWSDPDDRGGWGISPRGAGYTFGQDISETFNHSNGLTLVSRAHQLVMEGYNWCHDRNVVTIFSAPNYCYRCGNQAAIMELDDSLKYSFLQFDPAPRRGEPHVTRRTPDYFL from the exons ATGGATGACAAAACGCAAATGAAGGAATTGAATCAGTGGATAGACCAGTTGATGGATTGTAAACAGTTGGCCGAAAATCAAGTGAAAACACTTTGCGAGAAG gctaaAGAAGTCTTGGCAAAAGAGAGTAATGTACAAGAAGTCAAATCACCCGTTACTGTTTGTGGTGATGTTCACGGACAGTTTCATGACCTCATGGAACTTTTTAAGATAGGAGGTCGATCGCCAGATACAAACTACTTATTTATGGGAGATTATGTTGACAGAGGTTATTACTCCGTAGAAACAGTCACATTATTAGTTTGTTTAAAG GTACGGTATAGGGAAAGGATAACTATTCTTCGAGGCAACCACGAGTCGCGTCAGATTACACAAGTTTATGGATTTTATGATGAATGTTTAAGAAAATATGGAAATGCCAACGTCTGGAAGTACTTCACAGATTTATTTGATTATCTTCCTTTAACGGCTTTAGTGGATACTCAAATATTTTGCCTACATGGTGGACTATCGCCTTCCATAGATACTCTTGATCACATTAGAGCATTAGATCGTCTACAAGAGGTGCCACACGAG GGACCTATGTGTGACTTACTGTGGTCAGATCCAGATGACCGTGGTGGTTGGGGCATTTCGCCAAGAGGAGCTGGTTATACGTTTGGTCAAGATATTTCAGAGACATTTAACCATTCAAATGGTTTAACGCTAGTCTCACGTGCGCATCAACTTGTCATGGAGGGTTATAATTGGTGCCACGATAGAAATGTTGTCACTATTTTCTCTGCACCCAACTACTGTTACCGTTGTGGCAACCAGGCGGCTATAATGGAATTAGATGATTCTCTGAAGTATTCGTT cctGCAGTTTGACCCAGCACCAAGGAGAGGAGAGCCACATGTAACCCGCCGAACTCCAGATTATTTCCTTTAG